The following is a genomic window from Moorella sp. Hama-1.
AGGTGCAGTAAAACTGATCAACCGCGTCGTCAATCCTAACTGGCCCCGGGAGGCCCCGGAGCCCAACAGCGTACCCCATCCCGAGACCTCACCGCCGGAAGCTCCCGTCCAGACAGAACCGGTAACCAGTCCCCCCCAGGGGGGGTTTTTTATTGCAGCCAGGGCAACTGGCCAAAACAAGCTTTTACTGCTATAATGGCAATAGATGGATTGGAGGGATTAGCAGTGGCACAGCACGCCAAAATTACCCTGCCCCAGTTGCAAGCTATGAAGGAGCGGGGTGCAAAAATCACCATGGTTACGGCCTATGACTACCCCTCGGCTTTACTAGCCGACCGGGCCGGTGTAGAGATGATCCTGGTCGGGGATTCCCTGGGGATGGTGGTCCTGGGCTACCAGAGCACAGTGCCCGTGACCATGGCTGATATGATCCACCATACCCGGGCGGTCATGCGGGCCAACCCTGCCGCCCTGGTGGTAGCCGATTTACCCTTTCTCTCCTATCAGGTCAGCGTCCCCGAGGCCGTGGCTAACGCCGGACGGTTGATCAAAGAGGGTGGCGCCGATGCCGTCAAGCTGGAGGGCGGCCAGGCGGTAGTACCAGCGGTGCAGGCCATTGTGGCCGCCGGTATCCCGGTAATGGGCCATTTGGGTTTAACACCCCAGTCGGCGGTGCAACTGGGCGGTTTCCGAGTCCAGGGCCGGGATGAGGCCGTGGCCGCAAAGATAAGCGCCGACGCGGCCGCCCTGGTAGCAGCGGGTGCTTTTTCCCTGGTCCTGGAGTGTGTCCCGGCGGAACTGGCCCGCCGGATAACGGCCGAATTGCCGGTGCCGGTTATTGGTATTGGCGCCGGGCCGGGATGCGACGGCCAGGTCCTGGTTTACCACGACCTCCTGGGCCTCTTTGATCGTTTCCGGCCCAAATTCGTCAAACAGTATGCCCGCCTGGGCGAGGCGACCGTCGCCGCCCTGGAGCAGTACCGGGACGAAGTCCGCCAGGGCCGGTTCCCGGGCGAGGAACAAAGTTTTAAGTAGCATAGCTTTTAAGTAAAGGATGGCTTCCAATTGTTGAACTACCTGGACCTGATCCTGCTTTTAATCCTCGCCCGGGGGGCCTGGCAGGGTTACCACCGGGGCCTGGTCAACCTGCTGACGGGGTGGATCAGTTATCTGGTGGCGGGACTCATAGCCCTCCTCTATGCCCGCCCCCTGGCCGAGATTCTGAACCAGGCCTGGCACCTGACCGGCCGCTGGAGCCGGGTCCTGGCGGCCCACCTGCCCCTACCGGCAGCGGTCCTGGAGCAGCCGGTGAGCAGCCTGGCCGTCAGGCAGGCGGAGAGTTATTTAAGGGGCCTACCTGTGCCGGGACCGGTCCAGCAAAACCTGGTTGGGGCCCTGGACCGGGCCTCCGGGGGAACCATCGGCCAGGCCCTGGCCGGGCAGCTGGTTTTCCTGGGGATGGAACTGCTGCTCCTGGTAGTCGTCTTTTACACCAGCCTCTTTCTCCTGCACCGCCTGACCCGGCGCTTTTCCCCTGGCCTGCATAGCAAGACGGCCCTGGGGGTGGCCGACCGGGGCCTGGGCCTGGCCCTGGGGCTTCTGGGCCCTATCTTCTGGCTGGCTCTGATTGTAGGCACCCTGCGCCCCCTGTTGGCCATCCCGGCCATGGCCACGGCCCCGGGTTTTTTACCCTTGGCCAGGCAACTTTACAACTCCGGCGTGGCCGGGGTGCTGGGCGATTTTTATGATTGGCTGGCCGGTTTGTTGCATACCCTAATTTAGAAGGCTATTTTCGGAGAAACGAACTGGCATAGAGACAAACTCGCCAAAACTTAGCGGGAGGTAGATATTGTGATCGAAAAAGAAGAGAGCAGGGCCCAAAAACTGCAAAAGGAGTTGTCCTTGCCCAAGAAGAGCGCCTGGGAGCGCCTGGAGGCGGGCGAAAAAGAAAGGGTCTTTACCTTTGCCGAGGGGTACAAGGTTTTTTTGAGCCGGGCGAAAACTGAGCGGGAAGCCGCCCGCGCCGTCCTGGAAGCCGCCCGGGGCCGGGGCTTTACTTCCCTCATGGATCTCCCCGCCGCCCAGGGATTAAAGCCCGGCAGCCGCTTCTTCCTGTCCTGGCGGGATAAGGTCGTGCTCCTGGGCGTAATGGGCACCACCCCCCTGGAAGAAGGGGTCAGGCTGGTTGGCGCCCATGTGGATGCGCCGCGCCTGGACCTGAAGCCCATGCCCCTTTACGAAAAGGATGGCCTGGCCATGTTTAAAACCCACTATTACGGGGGTATTAAGAAATACCAGTGGACGGCCCTGCCCCTGGCCCTGCATGGGGTCATTATGCTGCGGGACGGGCGCCGCATTGAAGTGGTCATCGGTGAAGACCCGGGCGATCCCATCTTCAGCGTTAGCGATCTCTTACCCCACCTGGCCAAGGAGCAGATGAAAAAGAATATGGAGGAAGCCCTGAGCGGCGATGATTTGAACCTGGTAGTAGGCAGCCTGCCCTTTGAAGGCGACGACGAACTCAAGGAAAAAATCCGCCTGGCCACCCTCCAGCTCCTGAACCAGCGCTACGGCCTGGTAGAGGAAGATTTTATTACCGCCGAGCTGGAGCTCGTACCAGCCGGGCCGGCCCGGGACCTGGGCTTTGACCGCTCCCTGGTGGGAGCCTACGGCCAGGACGACCGGGTCTGTGGCTATACAGCCCTGCAGGCCATCCTGGAGCTGGAGAATCCCCTGCATACCGCCCTGGTTCTTCTGGTAGATAAAGAAGAAATCGGCAGTACCGGCAATACCGGCGC
Proteins encoded in this region:
- the panB gene encoding 3-methyl-2-oxobutanoate hydroxymethyltransferase, with the protein product MAQHAKITLPQLQAMKERGAKITMVTAYDYPSALLADRAGVEMILVGDSLGMVVLGYQSTVPVTMADMIHHTRAVMRANPAALVVADLPFLSYQVSVPEAVANAGRLIKEGGADAVKLEGGQAVVPAVQAIVAAGIPVMGHLGLTPQSAVQLGGFRVQGRDEAVAAKISADAAALVAAGAFSLVLECVPAELARRITAELPVPVIGIGAGPGCDGQVLVYHDLLGLFDRFRPKFVKQYARLGEATVAALEQYRDEVRQGRFPGEEQSFK
- a CDS encoding CvpA family protein, with product MLNYLDLILLLILARGAWQGYHRGLVNLLTGWISYLVAGLIALLYARPLAEILNQAWHLTGRWSRVLAAHLPLPAAVLEQPVSSLAVRQAESYLRGLPVPGPVQQNLVGALDRASGGTIGQALAGQLVFLGMELLLLVVVFYTSLFLLHRLTRRFSPGLHSKTALGVADRGLGLALGLLGPIFWLALIVGTLRPLLAIPAMATAPGFLPLARQLYNSGVAGVLGDFYDWLAGLLHTLI
- a CDS encoding aminopeptidase produces the protein MIEKEESRAQKLQKELSLPKKSAWERLEAGEKERVFTFAEGYKVFLSRAKTEREAARAVLEAARGRGFTSLMDLPAAQGLKPGSRFFLSWRDKVVLLGVMGTTPLEEGVRLVGAHVDAPRLDLKPMPLYEKDGLAMFKTHYYGGIKKYQWTALPLALHGVIMLRDGRRIEVVIGEDPGDPIFSVSDLLPHLAKEQMKKNMEEALSGDDLNLVVGSLPFEGDDELKEKIRLATLQLLNQRYGLVEEDFITAELELVPAGPARDLGFDRSLVGAYGQDDRVCGYTALQAILELENPLHTALVLLVDKEEIGSTGNTGAHSRFLEYALTEMAARTNKPGFFNVGRIMANSQAISADVTAGVDPTYENVFDMHNASLMGHGVVLNKYSGSRGKYDANDASAEFMGRLRDIFNRQHVIWQSGEMGKVDAGGGGTIAKFLAYFGLDVADCGPALLSMHAPLEIASKVDVYMAYRAYGAFLAS